Proteins from a single region of Chromobacterium sp. ATCC 53434:
- a CDS encoding response regulator, whose product MAPTDFTRLRMLIVDDQTLVRTLISQALHHMGVKQESIFQAADGTIAMRMLDIRMVDIVLCDVQMLPMNGMDLLKELRCGHTANASNLPFVFLSGHADRANVVLASQLHADGFVVKPPKPADVEKAIQAALQRPRPEIDPFAYYHVATGTEYDRKVFGRLFEVRGLVYQEEPEEHCMPLDDVKPGAMLTRDLRNKAGHLLLPRGATISANQLAVLKSYRDRYGVAQLYVVEVNEAAANPTVRH is encoded by the coding sequence ATGGCTCCGACCGATTTCACCCGCTTGCGCATGCTGATCGTCGACGACCAGACCCTGGTCCGCACGCTGATCTCGCAGGCGCTGCATCATATGGGCGTCAAGCAGGAATCCATTTTCCAGGCGGCGGACGGCACCATCGCGATGCGGATGCTGGACATCCGCATGGTCGATATCGTGCTGTGCGACGTGCAGATGCTGCCGATGAACGGCATGGACCTGTTGAAGGAACTGCGCTGCGGCCATACCGCCAATGCTTCCAATCTGCCCTTCGTCTTCCTGTCCGGCCACGCCGACCGCGCCAATGTGGTGCTGGCCAGCCAGCTGCACGCCGACGGTTTCGTCGTCAAGCCGCCGAAGCCGGCCGACGTCGAGAAGGCGATCCAGGCGGCGCTGCAACGGCCGCGACCGGAAATCGACCCGTTCGCCTACTACCATGTGGCCACCGGCACCGAGTACGACAGAAAGGTGTTCGGCCGCCTGTTCGAGGTTCGCGGCCTGGTCTACCAGGAGGAGCCGGAGGAACATTGCATGCCGCTGGACGATGTCAAGCCGGGGGCGATGCTGACGCGCGATTTGCGCAATAAGGCCGGCCACCTGCTGCTGCCGCGCGGGGCGACCATTTCCGCCAATCAGCTGGCGGTGCTGAAGAGTTATCGCGACCGCTACGGCGTGGCGCAGCTTTATGTGGTGGAAGTCAACGAAGCGGCGGCCAATCCGACAGTGAGGCATTAG
- a CDS encoding ATP-binding protein, whose protein sequence is MTEARPRHRQAMAIGRSVLAIVLLLGLLQASVMLQLQWQAWDEYEQAGQLVEQNQDSALMFEFAGLQHQESGQIRMLLLRREPPTAAELAQLDRQARQVDERFLTLITSLHGRDEARVAQRLTQLRQSFRQFQQMRSQARAAWRAAVDERENLTTAMFEQSREVQERIQHLLDEDVVQMAASGDARINNLAWLTQDVCTLDFWLRSNAQSLVLRAELEHRLDRRVEEDLARRLSAAMLTLSKLQLRIGSLNDPQLSQQFAQLSQMANKQQLLVQLQLEQLDGKLKFGQANDYALNLRQLTDVLQRSQHIVSTRADEVAKENRSYYRRILLREGLFGVVVLALLAFLLYVMVRKVLKPLDFLQRMLDVSGDSMLVVNQDGVIDMANEGAGRMFGYVMDTLIGMPVRQLFVMDDELHAVMAGLEVQVGRTLPVEGMGSGGERFHAMLTVSRFLEDTDPPLNILIVRDEHKRRLAETSLERSVALLSVISEIESMLLSRAERGEVFRRLHDTFVDFTSSEHCLLVAWSTRDGDDEALHLQAGDWPDFLPTIQQLSQAAAPLAGLFRSLSAQPSWVSLPVMLGGEAAAGVCLLRPTLSLLGISILPLMGAYANILGFYAEEDRRKLSEAQLRAVLQEEEAVYSASPVGLLRLNEHFQITRANLTAEGIFDVGDEYGLSGMHLMELLASEHGWYELAEQMSKMQQDNARIHCELECLTGTGRPIWVLFEGQLLFPDAAESVIILACLDITERKMAEFELRMARDQANAANRAKSAFLATMSHEIRTPMNGVLGMLELLAMTRLDGEQRDTVSTIQDSANTLLRLIDDILDFSKIEADRLEIVPARTAVRPFMDSVRSLYQENANKKGLELTLTLDEKLAPTLVMDPLRVRQILQNFISNAIKFTSSGRVDILVKVMDTIANYQVLSFEVADTGIGMSLEQLNKLFQPFTQADSETTRRFGGTGLGLAICRRLAGLMGGHVEMESEQGKGSCARLLLELEWLAEQVEPVVLPEQPVPMEPAAGLDAGGAGASLYPILFAEDNPTNRKLTLKQLEKLGYPADWAEDGDRAFSKWLSGRYSLILTDCHMPGIDGYQLARLVRAHEESHPERGRIPIVACTANAAKEEMDKTREAGMDDFLTKPLSIYSLEAVLSKWMGQGGGADGVETLAAPVAPVAADAPAESAPAPAEAPPVDRSVLEVYSNGELSVELEILREFQTGNNEDVAELRAALAADDAERVGFSAHRIKGASRMVGANAMGDAAETVEKAGKGRNLELAHQAMETFEARLAVFEDWLTRQAETIG, encoded by the coding sequence ATGACCGAGGCCAGGCCGCGGCACAGACAGGCGATGGCGATCGGGCGCAGCGTGCTGGCCATCGTGCTGTTGCTGGGCCTGCTGCAGGCCAGCGTGATGCTGCAATTGCAATGGCAGGCCTGGGACGAATACGAACAGGCCGGCCAGCTGGTGGAGCAGAACCAGGACTCGGCGCTGATGTTCGAGTTCGCCGGCCTGCAGCACCAGGAGAGCGGCCAGATCCGCATGCTGCTGCTGCGGCGGGAACCGCCCACCGCCGCCGAGCTGGCCCAGCTCGATCGGCAGGCGCGCCAGGTGGACGAGCGTTTCCTGACGCTGATCACCTCGCTGCACGGCCGCGACGAGGCGCGCGTCGCCCAGCGCCTGACCCAGTTGCGGCAATCGTTCCGCCAGTTTCAGCAGATGCGCTCCCAGGCGCGCGCGGCATGGCGCGCCGCCGTCGACGAGCGGGAGAACTTGACCACCGCGATGTTCGAGCAGTCGCGCGAAGTGCAGGAACGGATCCAGCACCTGCTGGACGAGGATGTGGTGCAGATGGCGGCCAGCGGCGACGCGCGCATCAACAATCTGGCGTGGCTGACCCAGGACGTGTGCACGCTGGACTTCTGGCTGCGCTCCAACGCGCAATCGCTGGTCCTGCGCGCGGAGCTGGAACACCGGCTGGACCGCCGGGTGGAGGAGGACCTGGCGCGGCGGCTGAGCGCGGCGATGCTGACGCTGTCCAAGCTGCAGCTGCGCATCGGCAGCCTGAACGATCCGCAGCTGTCCCAGCAGTTCGCCCAGCTGTCGCAGATGGCGAACAAGCAGCAGCTGTTGGTGCAACTGCAACTGGAGCAGCTGGACGGCAAGCTGAAGTTCGGCCAGGCCAACGACTACGCGCTGAATCTGCGCCAGCTGACCGATGTGTTGCAGCGCTCGCAGCACATCGTCTCGACCCGGGCGGACGAGGTGGCCAAGGAGAATCGCAGCTATTACCGACGCATCCTGCTGCGCGAGGGCCTGTTCGGCGTGGTGGTGCTCGCGCTGCTGGCCTTCCTGCTCTACGTGATGGTGCGCAAGGTGTTGAAGCCGCTGGATTTCCTGCAGCGCATGCTGGACGTGTCCGGCGATTCGATGCTGGTGGTCAATCAGGATGGCGTGATCGACATGGCCAACGAGGGCGCCGGCCGGATGTTCGGCTATGTCATGGACACCTTGATCGGCATGCCGGTGCGGCAGCTGTTCGTGATGGACGACGAGCTGCACGCGGTGATGGCGGGTCTGGAAGTGCAAGTCGGGCGCACGCTGCCGGTCGAGGGCATGGGCAGCGGCGGCGAGCGCTTTCACGCGATGCTGACCGTCAGCCGCTTCCTCGAGGACACCGACCCGCCGCTGAATATCCTGATCGTCCGCGACGAGCACAAGCGCCGGCTGGCGGAGACCTCGCTGGAGCGCAGCGTGGCCTTGCTGTCGGTGATCTCCGAGATCGAATCGATGCTGCTGTCGCGCGCCGAGCGCGGCGAGGTCTTCCGGCGCCTGCACGACACCTTCGTCGATTTCACCAGTTCGGAACACTGCCTGTTGGTAGCGTGGTCCACGCGGGACGGCGACGACGAGGCGCTGCATCTGCAGGCCGGCGACTGGCCGGACTTTCTGCCGACGATACAGCAGCTGTCGCAGGCGGCGGCGCCGCTGGCGGGCCTGTTCCGCAGCCTGTCGGCGCAACCGTCCTGGGTGTCGCTGCCGGTGATGCTGGGCGGCGAGGCCGCCGCCGGCGTCTGCCTATTGCGTCCGACGCTGTCGCTGCTGGGCATCAGCATCCTGCCCTTGATGGGCGCCTACGCCAACATCCTGGGCTTCTATGCCGAGGAGGACCGCCGCAAGCTGTCGGAAGCGCAGTTGCGCGCGGTGTTGCAGGAAGAGGAGGCGGTTTATTCGGCGTCGCCGGTGGGCTTGCTGCGGCTGAACGAGCATTTTCAGATCACCCGGGCCAATCTGACCGCCGAGGGCATTTTCGACGTCGGCGACGAATACGGCTTGTCCGGCATGCATCTGATGGAGCTGCTGGCGTCCGAGCACGGCTGGTACGAACTGGCCGAACAGATGTCCAAGATGCAGCAGGACAACGCCCGCATCCATTGCGAGCTGGAATGCCTGACCGGCACCGGCAGGCCGATCTGGGTGTTGTTCGAGGGCCAGCTGCTGTTTCCCGACGCCGCCGAGTCGGTGATCATCCTGGCCTGCCTGGACATCACCGAGCGCAAGATGGCGGAGTTCGAACTGCGGATGGCGCGCGACCAGGCCAATGCCGCCAACCGCGCCAAGAGCGCCTTCCTCGCGACGATGAGCCACGAGATACGCACGCCGATGAACGGCGTGCTGGGCATGCTGGAGTTGCTGGCGATGACCCGGCTTGACGGCGAGCAGCGCGACACCGTGTCGACGATACAGGACTCCGCCAACACGCTGCTGCGGCTGATAGACGACATTCTGGACTTCTCCAAGATCGAGGCCGACCGGCTGGAGATCGTGCCGGCCCGCACGGCGGTGCGGCCCTTCATGGACAGCGTGCGCAGCCTGTACCAGGAGAACGCCAACAAGAAGGGCCTGGAATTGACGCTGACGCTGGACGAGAAACTGGCGCCGACGCTGGTGATGGACCCGCTCAGGGTGCGGCAGATCCTGCAGAACTTCATCAGCAACGCCATCAAATTCACCTCCAGCGGCCGCGTCGACATCCTGGTCAAGGTGATGGACACCATCGCCAACTACCAGGTGCTGAGCTTCGAGGTCGCCGATACCGGCATCGGCATGTCGCTCGAACAATTGAACAAGCTGTTCCAGCCGTTCACCCAGGCCGATTCGGAAACCACCCGCCGCTTCGGCGGCACCGGCCTCGGCCTGGCGATCTGCCGGCGGCTGGCCGGGCTGATGGGCGGCCATGTCGAAATGGAGAGCGAGCAGGGCAAGGGCAGTTGCGCGCGGCTGCTGCTGGAACTGGAGTGGCTGGCCGAACAGGTCGAGCCGGTGGTGCTGCCGGAACAGCCGGTGCCGATGGAGCCGGCTGCCGGGCTGGACGCCGGCGGCGCCGGAGCGAGCCTGTACCCGATACTGTTCGCCGAGGACAATCCGACCAACCGCAAGCTGACGCTGAAGCAGCTGGAAAAACTGGGCTATCCGGCCGACTGGGCCGAGGACGGCGATCGCGCCTTCAGCAAGTGGCTGTCCGGCCGTTATTCGCTGATCCTGACCGACTGCCACATGCCGGGCATAGACGGCTACCAGTTGGCGAGGCTGGTGCGCGCGCATGAGGAGTCCCACCCGGAGCGCGGCCGCATTCCCATCGTCGCCTGCACCGCCAATGCCGCCAAGGAAGAGATGGACAAGACCCGCGAGGCCGGCATGGACGACTTCCTGACCAAGCCGCTGTCCATCTATTCGCTGGAGGCGGTGCTGAGCAAATGGATGGGGCAGGGCGGCGGCGCGGACGGGGTAGAGACGCTGGCGGCACCCGTCGCGCCAGTCGCCGCGGACGCGCCGGCCGAGTCGGCGCCGGCCCCCGCGGAGGCGCCGCCGGTCGACCGCAGCGTGCTCGAGGTGTACAGCAACGGCGAACTGAGCGTGGAGCTGGAAATCCTGCGCGAATTCCAGACCGGCAACAACGAGGACGTCGCCGAGCTGCGCGCGGCGCTGGCGGCCGACGACGCCGAGCGGGTCGGCTTCTCCGCGCACCGGATCAAGGGCGCCAGCCGCATGGTGGGCGCCAATGCGATGGGCGATGCCGCCGAGACGGTGGAAAAGGCCGGCAAGGGACGCAACCTGGAACTGGCGCATCAGGCGATGGAGACCTTCGAGGCCCGGCTGGCGGTGTTCGAGGACTGGCTGACGAGGCAGGCGGAGACCATAGGCTGA
- a CDS encoding polyamine ABC transporter substrate-binding protein, giving the protein MNKKLVRKVLYSLLLLLPASGALAEDKVLNVYNWSDYIAKSTIPGFEKQTGIKVKYDVYDSDDTLQAKMLTGRAGYDIVVPTSNFMAKQIEAGIYQKLDKSKIPNLSHLDKALMAKIVDADPGNAHGVPWAYGTDGLGYNYTKVKALLGNGAPLDSWDILFDPKYVSKLKGCGVSVLDQANDVFAVTLHHLGKDPNSKNPADYQAAFEALKKIRPYITQFNSSGYINDLANGDICLALGWSGDVNIAKHRAAEAKRAYQLGYVIPKSGAPIWFDVMVIPKDAPHPEEALKWINYIETPEVNAAITDEVFYPTVNAAARKFVKPEIANDPTIYPPEPVMKTLFLLKPLPPDIMRLQNRLWTQLKTGR; this is encoded by the coding sequence ATGAACAAGAAACTGGTTCGCAAAGTTCTGTATTCGCTGTTGCTGTTGTTGCCGGCCTCGGGCGCGCTGGCAGAGGACAAGGTGCTCAACGTCTACAACTGGTCCGACTACATCGCCAAGTCCACGATACCCGGCTTCGAAAAGCAGACCGGCATCAAGGTCAAATACGACGTCTACGACAGCGACGACACGCTGCAGGCCAAGATGCTGACCGGCCGCGCCGGCTACGACATCGTCGTGCCGACGTCCAACTTCATGGCCAAGCAGATCGAGGCCGGCATCTACCAGAAGCTCGACAAGTCCAAGATTCCCAACCTGTCGCACCTGGACAAGGCGCTGATGGCCAAGATCGTCGACGCCGATCCGGGCAACGCCCACGGCGTGCCCTGGGCCTACGGCACCGACGGCCTCGGTTACAACTACACCAAGGTCAAGGCCTTGCTGGGCAACGGCGCGCCGCTGGACAGCTGGGACATCCTGTTCGATCCGAAATACGTGTCCAAGCTGAAGGGCTGCGGCGTGTCGGTGCTGGATCAGGCCAACGACGTGTTCGCCGTCACGCTGCATCATCTGGGCAAGGACCCGAACAGCAAGAACCCGGCCGACTACCAGGCCGCCTTCGAGGCCTTGAAGAAGATCCGGCCCTACATCACCCAGTTCAATTCGTCCGGCTATATCAACGACCTGGCCAACGGCGACATCTGTCTGGCGCTGGGCTGGTCCGGCGACGTCAACATCGCCAAGCACCGCGCGGCCGAGGCGAAGCGCGCCTACCAGCTGGGCTACGTGATTCCGAAGTCCGGCGCGCCGATCTGGTTCGACGTGATGGTGATTCCGAAGGACGCGCCGCATCCGGAAGAGGCTCTGAAGTGGATCAACTACATCGAGACGCCGGAAGTCAACGCGGCGATCACCGACGAGGTGTTCTACCCGACCGTCAACGCGGCGGCGCGCAAATTCGTCAAGCCGGAAATCGCCAACGATCCGACCATCTACCCGCCCGAGCCGGTGATGAAGACGCTGTTCCTGCTGAAGCCGCTGCCGCCGGACATCATGCGTCTGCAGAACCGCTTGTGGACGCAGTTGAAGACCGGCCGCTGA
- a CDS encoding ABC transporter permease subunit, which produces MKQTVLKRFLPSGRGAVIGVPFLFLFVFFLLPFLLVVGISFSQQQLGIPPYTPLTKLESDVYTIALNIGHYKFMLSDDLYFATYISSVKMAFFSTVLCLLIGYPMAYYIARAEGTTRNTLMMMVMLPFWTSYLIRVYAWIGILKNDGFLNQFLLWLGVIDSPLHLYHTNWGVYIGMVFSYLPFMIMPLYAHLVKMDLTLLEAAYDLGARPWRAFWQVTLPLSKNGIIAGSLLVFIPAVGEYVIPELLGGSDTLMIGRVMWDEFFNNLDWPMAATVTCCMVALLLVPMALFQHYQVKTMEEAR; this is translated from the coding sequence ATGAAACAAACCGTTCTGAAACGCTTCTTGCCGTCGGGCAGGGGCGCCGTGATCGGCGTGCCCTTCCTGTTCCTGTTCGTGTTCTTCCTGCTGCCCTTCCTGCTGGTGGTGGGCATCAGCTTTTCGCAGCAGCAGCTGGGCATCCCGCCTTACACGCCGTTGACCAAGTTGGAGAGCGACGTCTACACCATCGCGCTCAACATCGGCCACTACAAGTTCATGCTGAGCGACGACCTGTACTTCGCCACCTATATCAGCTCGGTCAAGATGGCCTTCTTCTCCACCGTGCTGTGCCTGTTGATAGGCTACCCGATGGCCTATTACATCGCCCGGGCCGAGGGGACGACGCGCAATACGCTGATGATGATGGTGATGCTGCCGTTCTGGACTTCCTACCTGATCCGCGTCTACGCCTGGATAGGCATATTGAAGAACGACGGCTTCCTGAACCAGTTCCTGCTGTGGCTGGGGGTGATAGACAGTCCGCTGCACCTGTACCACACCAACTGGGGCGTCTACATCGGCATGGTCTTCTCCTATCTGCCCTTCATGATCATGCCGCTGTACGCTCACTTGGTGAAGATGGACCTGACGCTGCTGGAGGCCGCCTACGACCTCGGCGCCAGGCCGTGGCGCGCGTTCTGGCAGGTGACGCTGCCGCTGTCGAAGAACGGCATCATCGCCGGCAGCCTGCTGGTCTTCATCCCGGCGGTCGGCGAGTACGTGATCCCGGAGCTGTTGGGCGGTTCGGACACGTTGATGATAGGCCGGGTGATGTGGGACGAGTTCTTCAACAATCTGGACTGGCCGATGGCGGCCACCGTCACCTGCTGCATGGTGGCGCTGCTCTTGGTGCCGATGGCGCTGTTCCAGCACTACCAGGTCAAGACCATGGAGGAGGCGCGATGA
- a CDS encoding EAL domain-containing protein, with product MELKPKRFLILDDQLVLRKLISRQASFFNRFAVDIDEFSDPAEAMRSIAEGGYHLVITDIGMPGMNGIDFIKNVARLGYQGALLIISGYDDKTLQTIADMSANLGIACTRFLSKPYSAEAFVATLNNIFNALERGGPQAGVDIEALLDDICNDNYRLEFAPVFSLADRRLRGFSLNALNVAGARYDFEHLLPLLAGRRMASAVALETVVERMAKLLLQIGERTALDECPMNIRIDEACLGADNVFDHCFALLQQYGVAADRIGFELADGLSRRSGALCFENVAKIKYLGFRLVADGFGAGSLTVSNLLKFPFDQVNVPAETLRWLRTLLGEDAGAFRLLRYFGLPQAAVCATGLNDEESVALAQALGCPHGVGEHLAPAVPEQELVEMTADSLGGKSGAGAAVE from the coding sequence ATGGAGTTGAAACCGAAGCGGTTCCTGATCCTCGACGATCAGCTGGTACTGCGCAAGCTGATTTCGCGGCAGGCGAGCTTCTTCAACCGTTTCGCCGTCGACATCGACGAGTTCAGCGACCCGGCGGAGGCGATGCGCAGCATCGCCGAGGGCGGCTACCACCTGGTGATCACCGACATCGGCATGCCGGGCATGAACGGCATCGATTTCATCAAGAATGTCGCCCGGCTCGGCTATCAGGGCGCGCTGCTGATCATTTCCGGCTATGACGACAAAACCTTGCAGACGATAGCCGACATGTCGGCCAATCTCGGCATCGCCTGCACCCGCTTCTTGTCCAAGCCGTATTCGGCCGAGGCCTTCGTCGCCACGCTGAACAATATCTTCAACGCGCTGGAGCGGGGCGGGCCGCAGGCGGGCGTCGACATCGAGGCGCTGCTCGACGATATCTGCAACGACAACTACCGGCTGGAGTTCGCCCCGGTGTTTTCATTGGCCGACCGGCGGCTGCGGGGATTTTCGCTGAACGCGCTGAACGTGGCCGGCGCCCGCTACGATTTCGAACACCTGCTGCCTCTGCTGGCGGGGCGGCGGATGGCCTCGGCGGTGGCGCTGGAGACGGTGGTCGAACGGATGGCGAAGCTGCTGCTGCAGATCGGCGAGCGCACCGCGCTGGACGAGTGTCCGATGAATATCCGCATCGACGAAGCCTGCCTCGGCGCCGACAATGTCTTCGACCACTGCTTCGCGCTGCTGCAGCAGTACGGCGTCGCGGCGGACCGGATCGGCTTCGAGCTGGCCGACGGCTTGAGCCGGCGCTCGGGCGCCTTGTGCTTCGAGAACGTCGCCAAGATCAAATACCTGGGTTTCCGGCTGGTGGCCGACGGTTTCGGCGCCGGTTCGCTGACGGTCAGCAATCTGCTGAAGTTTCCGTTCGACCAGGTCAATGTGCCGGCGGAAACGCTGCGCTGGCTGCGGACGCTGCTGGGAGAGGACGCCGGCGCGTTCCGGCTGCTGCGTTATTTCGGCCTGCCGCAGGCCGCGGTCTGCGCGACGGGGCTGAACGACGAGGAAAGCGTGGCGCTGGCGCAGGCGCTGGGCTGCCCGCACGGAGTCGGCGAGCATCTGGCGCCGGCGGTGCCGGAGCAGGAACTGGTCGAGATGACCGCCGACAGCCTGGGCGGCAAGTCCGGCGCCGGGGCGGCCGTCGAGTGA
- a CDS encoding ferritin-like domain-containing protein: MNREQSLYSWLETALLCPVVEDKLALAERIRRDWDAGRLARRDEAPPYSLPQAGRPERPELVHPARVPRRGLSTPQGHGALLHAIAHIEFNAVNLALDAAWRFRDMPDAFVDDWLRVAAEEAGHFRLLQGRLTALGFAYGDFPAHDGLWAMCRKTDHDALARMALVPRVLEARGLDVTPGIQRKLAGIGDDDSVAVLDVILRDEVGHVGIGNRWFGELCRQRGLAPQATFLRLLDEHGMRLHPGEYNLPARAAAGFFADELAELARLGETAAATDFQSEKTGDTR, from the coding sequence ATGAACCGAGAGCAATCGTTGTATTCCTGGCTGGAAACGGCGCTGTTGTGTCCGGTGGTGGAGGACAAGCTGGCGCTGGCAGAGCGGATCCGGCGCGACTGGGATGCCGGGCGGCTGGCGCGGCGGGACGAGGCGCCGCCGTATTCGTTGCCGCAGGCGGGCCGGCCCGAGCGGCCCGAACTGGTGCATCCGGCTCGGGTGCCGCGCCGCGGCCTGTCGACGCCGCAGGGCCATGGCGCCTTGCTGCACGCGATCGCCCACATCGAATTCAACGCCGTCAATCTGGCGCTGGACGCCGCCTGGCGCTTTCGCGACATGCCGGACGCCTTCGTCGACGACTGGCTGCGGGTCGCGGCCGAGGAGGCCGGCCATTTCCGCCTGCTGCAGGGCAGGCTGACGGCGCTGGGCTTTGCTTACGGCGATTTCCCGGCCCATGACGGGCTGTGGGCGATGTGCCGCAAGACCGATCACGACGCGCTGGCGCGGATGGCGCTGGTGCCGCGGGTGCTGGAGGCCCGCGGGCTGGACGTCACGCCGGGCATACAGCGCAAGCTGGCCGGCATAGGCGACGACGACAGCGTCGCGGTGCTGGACGTCATCCTGCGCGACGAGGTCGGCCATGTCGGGATAGGCAACCGCTGGTTCGGCGAACTGTGCCGACAGCGCGGCCTGGCGCCCCAAGCCACTTTTCTGCGGCTGCTCGACGAGCACGGCATGCGGCTTCATCCCGGCGAGTATAATCTGCCCGCGCGCGCGGCCGCGGGCTTCTTCGCCGACGAGCTGGCCGAACTGGCCCGACTGGGCGAGACGGCCGCGGCGACCGATTTCCAATCTGAAAAAACAGGCGATACCCGATGA
- the yegQ gene encoding tRNA 5-hydroxyuridine modification protein YegQ, which yields MKAPELLLPAGTLDKMRAAYDFGADAVYAGQPRYSLRARNNDFKLEELKQGIDEAHARGKLFFVASNILPHNSKIKTYMADMEPVIAMKPDALIMADPGLIMMVREKWPEVPIHLSVQANTVNYMGVKFWQKLGVSRIILSRELSLDEIAEIRQECPDMELEVFVHGALCIAYSGRCLLSGYFNHRDPNQGTCTNACRWDYKVHDTEGDDSGDVQVIQFDFNKAMEEANQSFSSCGSQQRHPLADKTYLIEEGSRPGELMPIIEDEHGTYIMNSKDLRAVEQVEKLVKIGVDSLKIEGRTKSLYYVARAAQVYRKAIDDAVAGRPFDLGLLADLDGLANRGYTPGFLERHQSQDYQNYLTGHSKAKQSQYVGDVIEVDADGWALIEVKNRFAVGDKLEVIHPSGNRVIELAEMTRNGEAVQVAPGNGMQVRIPGMAGYDGRALITRLF from the coding sequence ATCAAAGCCCCCGAACTGCTGCTGCCGGCAGGCACGCTGGACAAGATGCGCGCCGCCTACGATTTCGGCGCCGACGCAGTCTACGCCGGCCAGCCGCGCTACAGCCTGCGCGCCCGCAACAACGATTTCAAGCTGGAAGAGCTGAAGCAGGGCATAGACGAGGCTCACGCCCGCGGCAAGCTGTTCTTCGTCGCCAGCAACATCCTGCCGCACAACAGCAAGATCAAGACCTATATGGCCGATATGGAGCCGGTGATCGCGATGAAGCCCGACGCGCTGATCATGGCCGATCCCGGCCTGATCATGATGGTGCGCGAAAAGTGGCCGGAAGTGCCGATCCACCTGTCGGTGCAGGCGAATACCGTCAACTACATGGGCGTCAAGTTCTGGCAGAAGCTGGGCGTGTCGCGCATCATCCTGTCGCGCGAGCTCAGCCTGGACGAGATCGCCGAGATCCGCCAGGAATGCCCTGACATGGAGCTGGAAGTGTTCGTGCACGGCGCCTTGTGCATCGCCTATTCCGGCCGCTGCCTGCTGTCCGGCTACTTCAACCACCGCGATCCGAACCAGGGCACCTGTACCAACGCCTGTCGTTGGGACTACAAGGTGCACGACACCGAGGGCGACGACTCCGGCGACGTGCAGGTGATCCAGTTCGACTTCAACAAGGCGATGGAAGAAGCGAACCAGAGCTTCTCGTCCTGCGGCAGCCAGCAGCGCCATCCGCTGGCCGACAAGACCTATCTGATCGAGGAAGGCAGCCGTCCGGGCGAATTGATGCCCATCATCGAGGACGAGCACGGCACCTACATCATGAACTCCAAGGACCTGCGCGCCGTCGAGCAGGTGGAGAAGCTGGTCAAGATAGGCGTCGATTCGCTGAAGATCGAAGGCCGCACCAAGAGCCTGTACTACGTGGCGCGCGCCGCCCAGGTCTACCGCAAGGCGATAGACGACGCCGTCGCCGGCCGCCCGTTCGATCTCGGCCTGCTGGCCGATCTGGACGGCCTGGCCAATCGCGGCTACACGCCGGGCTTCCTCGAGCGCCATCAGAGCCAGGATTACCAGAACTACCTGACCGGCCACTCCAAGGCCAAGCAGAGCCAGTACGTCGGCGACGTGATCGAAGTCGACGCCGACGGCTGGGCGCTGATCGAGGTGAAGAACCGCTTCGCCGTCGGCGACAAGCTGGAGGTGATACACCCGTCCGGTAACCGCGTGATCGAACTGGCCGAGATGACCCGCAACGGCGAGGCCGTGCAGGTCGCGCCGGGCAACGGCATGCAGGTGCGCATTCCTGGCATGGCCGGCTACGACGGCAGGGCGCTGATCACCCGCTTGTTCTAA
- a CDS encoding ABC transporter permease subunit, translated as MIKPSKPLSFLVLGLGYAFLYLPIALLVLYSFNESKLVTVWSGFSTKWYAALLDDDELISAAWLSLKIALMTATASVVMGTWAGFVLGRFGRFRLFALFTGMVNAPLVIPEVIQGISLLLLFVAMEQSFGWPEGRGVFTIWIGHVMLCVSYVTIVVQSRVRELNLSLEEAAMDLGARPLKVFFVITLPLISQALVSGWLLSFTLSLDDLVLTAFLSGPGSTTLPMVIFSRVRLGLNPEMNALATLFIVLVSLGVVAANVYMGAMARKRDKEMRLAFANG; from the coding sequence ATGATCAAGCCAAGCAAACCGTTGTCCTTTCTGGTGCTGGGCCTGGGCTACGCCTTCCTCTACCTGCCGATCGCGTTGCTGGTGCTGTACTCGTTCAACGAGTCGAAGCTGGTGACGGTATGGTCGGGCTTTTCCACCAAGTGGTACGCCGCGCTGCTGGACGACGACGAGTTGATCAGCGCCGCCTGGCTCAGCCTGAAGATCGCGCTGATGACGGCGACGGCGTCGGTGGTGATGGGCACCTGGGCCGGCTTCGTGCTGGGCCGCTTCGGCCGCTTCCGGCTGTTCGCCTTGTTCACCGGCATGGTCAACGCGCCGCTGGTGATTCCGGAGGTGATACAGGGCATCTCGCTGCTGCTCTTGTTCGTGGCGATGGAGCAGAGCTTCGGCTGGCCGGAGGGCCGGGGGGTGTTCACCATCTGGATAGGCCATGTGATGCTGTGCGTGTCCTATGTGACCATCGTCGTGCAGTCGCGGGTGAGGGAGCTGAATTTGTCGCTGGAAGAGGCGGCGATGGATCTCGGGGCGCGGCCGTTGAAGGTATTCTTCGTCATCACGCTGCCCTTGATCTCGCAGGCGCTGGTGTCGGGCTGGCTGCTGTCGTTCACGCTGTCGCTGGATGATCTGGTGCTGACCGCCTTCCTGTCGGGGCCGGGCTCCACCACCTTGCCGATGGTGATCTTCTCCCGCGTGCGGCTGGGTCTGAACCCGGAGATGAACGCGCTGGCCACGCTGTTCATCGTGCTGGTGTCGCTGGGCGTGGTGGCGGCCAATGTTTATATGGGGGCGATGGCGCGCAAGCGCGACAAGGAAATGCGGCTGGCCTTCGCCAATGGTTGA